The Leptospira tipperaryensis genomic sequence GATTTGATTTAAGATCTTACCCTAAAAGTCTTCAGGGTGTGGGAACTCCAATAAGAATTTAACAAAAGAAGTCTGTTAAAACGTTCATTATGCTATACCATGTATTTGTAGGAACTCCAGCGTTTTCTATTACGAACCACTGCGAGTTGTAAAAGCGGCTTCTTGTTTCGGAACAAGTTCTAAATAAGAAAGTGGGTTATAAAATGAAAAGCCCGCCGAAGGCGGGCTTGTAATAGGAGCAATTTTTAAGCGGCTACGCTGGGAGACGGATCTACGATCACATCGGATCCGCGGAGAATTTTTTTTCCTTTTTCGGTCCAAACCGCTCTTTGGATTTTGATGATTTTCAAAAGATGTAGGACCTTCATTACTTGATAGGTTAGATCCAATTCAAACCAACGAAATGCAAAGTTCGGAGAATTTGGATGCGCGTGATGATTGTTCTGATACAATTCTCCAGCGATCAAAAAATCCACGAAGAGAGTGTTCATCGAATGATCCGGATTTTCTTTATGGTTTCTATAACCATACATATGTCCGCACCAGTTTACGATCGCTCCGTGAATCGGTCCCATCAACCAGTGAATCGGAAGTAAAAGATACCACCCATACTGACCCGCAGGAACAAAGTAAAGATAGAATAACGTATAAAGAGTTCCGCAGATTAAACGAAACGGCCAAGAATCGCTGAGCTTATCGATCGCAGGCCACTGGGGATAATTTCCTCGAAAGTCTTTTTCTACGTTCGCTTTTTCATCCAAGATCGATTCGTAGTTGAGCGCCGTTTTCCACATCATATCCAAAAAACCTTTGGAAGCGATCGGAGAATGCGGATCTTTTGCCGTATCGCTGTAAGCGTGGTGTTGTCTATGCATGATCGCATAGGCGCGAGGATTTAAAAAGGAAGAACCTTGAGCCACACAGGTAAAAATATAAAAGAATTTTTCCCAGAACTTGTTCATCTTAAACATCGCGTGAGCGGCATATCTGTGAAGAAAGAAGGACTGAGCAAACGCTGATAAAAACCAGTGTGCAAAGAAGAATGTAAGAATGATTGCCATTGAAATATTAGCTCCTATTGTAGAAAGTTGGAGCCGGATGATGGGAGCTTGTTGCAGAAAAGTTTTGAAATTTTCCAAAAAAAGAATCTGGAAAGGTTCTAAAAAATCGGTTTTCAGCTAAAAATGAAGAGGTTTTGAAGAAGATGTCGTTTTAGCAGGAAGTAAAAAAGCCGAGAAAAGCCCGGCTTTTTAGAGAAACGATCCCTTTGAAGACGGGTTATTTTCCTTTGTGAATCGTTTTTACAGGAACACGAATCCCATCGACTTTGATTTTATAACCGCCGGAAACGGTAATGATTCCCTTGTAGAGATCGGAAACATCGGTTACTTTCGCGATAAACCACTGGCAAGTGCGCGCTTCTTCTTTACTTTCTACGGCGCGGTAACCGTCTTCTGTTCCAAGATCGGCCATAATTACGATCGCTCCGATTTTGAGATCGTTTTGTTTTGCGATTTCAGTTGAGTAAAAGAACTTCGTCCATACCTTATTCCCGTCGTGAACTTGCAAAAACTCGGCTTCATTTTTAGTCTTAGGAGAAGGTGGCGTTAGTTGTTTGGCGAGATGAACATGAATCCAAGCTTGATTCTTAAATTCTTCTTTGGTGATAAAAAAATCGTCCGGTTGAATGTAGTGCGCGTCTTCTTCTGCGAAGAGAAGAGTAGGGAGGAAACTAAGTGAAAGCGCGAGTACGAGAATCGCGGTTACAGAATGGAACTTTTTTTTCATTTTTGACTCCTTGTCAAAGTTGTATTCTCAATTGAATTCAGAATATTATAGATTAGAATTTGGTTGATCTGCCAATTCCAAGGATCAAGATTCAAACGCCTCCCGTTTTGAGGAAACAAATATTTTCCAAATTTGGAAGTTTCGTTTTTT encodes the following:
- a CDS encoding acyl-CoA desaturase, whose protein sequence is MAIILTFFFAHWFLSAFAQSFFLHRYAAHAMFKMNKFWEKFFYIFTCVAQGSSFLNPRAYAIMHRQHHAYSDTAKDPHSPIASKGFLDMMWKTALNYESILDEKANVEKDFRGNYPQWPAIDKLSDSWPFRLICGTLYTLFYLYFVPAGQYGWYLLLPIHWLMGPIHGAIVNWCGHMYGYRNHKENPDHSMNTLFVDFLIAGELYQNNHHAHPNSPNFAFRWFELDLTYQVMKVLHLLKIIKIQRAVWTEKGKKILRGSDVIVDPSPSVAA